Proteins encoded by one window of Ulvibacter sp. MAR_2010_11:
- the hisS gene encoding histidine--tRNA ligase yields MKKPSIPKGTRDFSPAEVVRRNYIMNTIKSCFTTYGFQPIETPSFENSETLMGKYGEEGDRLIFKILNSGDYLNKVDDALYTEKDSGKLTSKISEKALRYDLTVPFARYVVQNQNDISFPFKRYQIQPVWRADRPQKGRFREFLQCDADVVGSDSLWQEVELVQLYDAVFQKLNLKGVTIKLNNRKILSGIAEVIGAEDKLIDFTVALDKLDKIGEEGVKTEMLSKGISKIAIAKVQPLFEARGTASDKLQMLKTLLATSETGLKGVAELEFINATISELGLETASLEIDVTLARGLNYYTGAIFEVAAPKAVNMGSIGGGGRYDDLTGIFGLKDVSGVGISFGLDRIYLVLEDLNLFPETVSEVTKVLFINFGEAESLYAMKAITKLRRSGVTAELYPDAAKMGKQMGYADKRNIPFVVLAGEKEINSQSFTLKNMKSGEQETIDIETLTKMFS; encoded by the coding sequence TTGAAGAAACCCTCCATACCAAAAGGAACCAGAGACTTTTCACCTGCCGAAGTGGTACGGCGTAACTATATTATGAATACCATAAAAAGTTGCTTTACTACCTATGGCTTTCAACCTATTGAAACCCCTTCGTTTGAAAACAGTGAGACCTTAATGGGGAAATACGGGGAAGAAGGTGATCGATTGATTTTTAAAATTCTGAACAGTGGGGATTATTTAAATAAGGTGGATGATGCTTTATATACCGAAAAAGACAGCGGAAAGTTGACATCAAAAATCTCTGAAAAAGCCCTTCGTTACGACCTTACCGTTCCCTTTGCACGGTATGTAGTGCAGAATCAGAATGACATTAGCTTTCCTTTTAAACGCTATCAAATTCAGCCGGTGTGGCGCGCAGACAGACCGCAAAAGGGAAGATTCAGAGAGTTTCTTCAGTGCGATGCCGATGTAGTGGGAAGTGATTCCTTATGGCAGGAAGTAGAACTGGTACAATTGTACGATGCTGTTTTTCAGAAGTTAAATCTGAAAGGTGTTACCATCAAATTAAACAACCGTAAAATATTAAGCGGTATTGCCGAAGTAATTGGTGCCGAAGACAAACTCATCGATTTTACGGTAGCGCTTGATAAACTGGATAAAATAGGAGAGGAGGGTGTAAAAACCGAAATGCTTTCCAAAGGAATTTCTAAAATCGCCATCGCAAAAGTACAACCTCTGTTTGAAGCCAGGGGAACGGCTTCAGACAAGTTGCAAATGCTAAAAACCCTCCTGGCTACTTCAGAAACCGGTTTAAAAGGTGTTGCTGAACTTGAATTTATCAATGCCACGATTTCAGAATTAGGACTTGAGACCGCTTCGCTTGAAATAGACGTTACTCTGGCCAGAGGTCTTAACTACTATACAGGAGCTATTTTTGAAGTCGCCGCACCCAAAGCAGTAAATATGGGGAGTATTGGCGGGGGAGGCCGTTATGATGATCTTACCGGCATCTTCGGACTAAAAGACGTGAGCGGAGTTGGGATTTCATTCGGTTTGGATAGAATCTATCTGGTGTTGGAAGATTTGAATTTATTTCCCGAAACCGTTTCGGAAGTTACCAAAGTACTTTTTATCAATTTTGGTGAAGCCGAATCATTGTATGCTATGAAAGCGATTACAAAATTACGCCGTTCTGGTGTTACTGCCGAATTGTATCCCGATGCCGCCAAAATGGGCAAGCAAATGGGCTATGCAGACAAACGCAACATTCCTTTTGTGGTGCTGGCAGGCGAAAAAGAAATAAATTCTCAATCTTTTACACTTAAAAACATGAAGAGTGGAGAGCAGGAAACCATAGATATTGAAACATTAACCAAAATGTTCTCATAA
- a CDS encoding YqgE/AlgH family protein has protein sequence MTSLKPTKGVLLVAEPSIIGDVSFNRSVVLLAEYNETGSVGFILNKPLEYKLKDFIPEVNSNLTVYNGGPVEQDNLYFIHRIPEIIPDSIEISNGIYWGGDFQAIAGLLQEDSLKEDQIRFFLGYSGWASEQLEQELEVNSWVVAPNNYKNDIIGKSYNNFWKEKMIEFGGDYVIWSNAPENPIFN, from the coding sequence ATGACCTCATTAAAACCAACCAAAGGAGTGCTTCTAGTTGCTGAACCTTCTATTATAGGTGACGTTTCATTTAACAGATCTGTGGTGTTACTTGCCGAATATAATGAAACCGGATCTGTAGGTTTTATTCTCAACAAACCTTTGGAGTACAAATTAAAAGACTTTATTCCTGAGGTGAATTCAAATTTAACCGTGTATAATGGTGGTCCGGTAGAACAGGACAATCTGTACTTTATACATAGAATCCCTGAAATCATCCCGGACAGCATTGAAATTTCCAACGGTATTTATTGGGGTGGTGACTTTCAGGCCATTGCCGGTCTATTACAGGAAGACTCTCTTAAAGAAGATCAAATTCGTTTCTTTTTGGGGTATTCGGGATGGGCCAGTGAACAACTAGAACAAGAGCTAGAAGTAAATAGTTGGGTAGTTGCTCCCAATAACTACAAGAACGATATCATAGGAAAATCGTACAACAATTTCTGGAAGGAAAAAATGATTGAATTTGGTGGTGACTATGTTATTTGGTCCAATGCGCCGGAAAATCCTATCTTCAACTAA
- the murA gene encoding UDP-N-acetylglucosamine 1-carboxyvinyltransferase, which produces MGTFQIEGGHKLKGEIRPQGAKNEALQILCAVLLTPEEVIIENIPDIRDVNKLIEILGNLGVKTQKLAKGKYAFKSDDLKLEYLESELFKQEGSSLRGSIMIVGPLLARFGKGYIPRPGGDKIGRRRLDTHFEGFINLGATFRYNKEERFYGVEAPNGLTGTYMLLDQASVTGTANIVMAAVLAKGTTTIYNAACEPYLQQLCKMLNSMGAKISGVGSNMLTIEGVTQLGGCTHRILPDMIEIGSWIGLAAMTKSEITIKDVSWENLGLIPDTFRKLGITLEKKGDDIYIPSQDEYEIQGYIDGSILTVADAPWPGFTPDLLSIVLVVCTQAKGSVLIHQKMFESRLFFVDKLIDMGAKIILCDPHRAVVIGHNFASNLKATTMVSPDIRAGISLLIAALSAHGTSTIQNIEQIDRGYEDIDSRLRAIGAKITRIES; this is translated from the coding sequence ATGGGAACTTTTCAAATTGAGGGCGGCCACAAGTTAAAAGGTGAAATTCGTCCACAGGGTGCTAAAAATGAAGCCCTGCAAATACTTTGTGCCGTATTATTAACCCCCGAAGAAGTAATCATAGAGAACATTCCCGACATTCGGGATGTGAATAAACTCATCGAAATTCTCGGAAATTTAGGCGTAAAAACCCAAAAACTAGCCAAAGGCAAATATGCTTTTAAGTCGGATGATTTAAAACTTGAATACCTCGAGTCGGAATTATTCAAACAGGAGGGAAGCTCGTTACGAGGTTCTATCATGATTGTTGGTCCGTTGTTGGCTCGCTTCGGCAAAGGATATATTCCTCGTCCGGGAGGAGACAAAATTGGTCGCCGAAGACTGGATACCCATTTTGAAGGTTTTATTAATTTGGGAGCAACTTTTAGATACAATAAGGAAGAACGATTTTATGGGGTGGAAGCACCCAACGGACTTACCGGAACATACATGCTATTGGATCAGGCTTCAGTAACAGGAACTGCCAATATTGTAATGGCAGCTGTTCTGGCCAAAGGAACCACCACTATTTATAACGCGGCGTGTGAACCCTATTTACAGCAGTTATGTAAAATGCTGAACTCCATGGGAGCTAAAATTAGCGGGGTAGGTTCTAATATGCTCACCATTGAAGGGGTTACGCAATTAGGAGGCTGTACCCACCGAATCTTACCCGATATGATTGAAATTGGGAGTTGGATTGGTTTGGCCGCAATGACAAAGAGTGAAATTACGATTAAAGATGTAAGTTGGGAAAATCTGGGATTGATTCCCGATACCTTTCGAAAGCTGGGAATTACTTTGGAAAAGAAGGGTGACGATATTTACATCCCTTCACAGGATGAATATGAAATTCAGGGGTATATAGACGGTTCCATTCTAACTGTGGCCGATGCACCCTGGCCCGGATTTACACCGGATTTGCTGAGTATTGTTCTGGTTGTATGTACACAGGCAAAGGGAAGTGTATTGATTCATCAGAAAATGTTTGAAAGTCGGTTGTTTTTTGTCGACAAACTTATTGATATGGGTGCGAAGATTATTTTATGCGATCCGCACAGAGCCGTTGTGATTGGGCATAATTTTGCATCCAACCTGAAAGCCACTACCATGGTGTCTCCCGATATTAGAGCGGGAATCTCCTTATTAATAGCTGCACTTTCCGCACATGGAACGAGCACTATTCAGAATATAGAGCAGATTGACAGAGGCTATGAAGATATAGATAGCAGATTACGAGCCATTGGCGCCAAGATAACTAGGATTGAATCCTAA
- a CDS encoding DUF493 family protein, with product MKQDKNTKEFYERLKQQLTDDTLWPAPYLYKFIVPSDLEKIAEIEAIFDNMDAEIQTRDSSKGTYTSVSIKVKMKSPEAVIEKYLEVSNIEGVISL from the coding sequence ATGAAACAAGATAAAAATACCAAGGAGTTTTACGAACGTCTTAAACAACAACTTACCGATGATACGCTCTGGCCGGCTCCGTATTTATATAAATTTATTGTTCCTTCCGATTTGGAAAAAATCGCGGAAATAGAAGCTATTTTTGACAATATGGATGCCGAGATTCAAACCAGAGATTCTTCAAAAGGTACCTATACAAGTGTTTCCATAAAGGTGAAGATGAAATCTCCCGAGGCGGTAATCGAAAAATATCTTGAAGTTTCTAACATTGAAGGAGTTATTTCTCTATAA
- a CDS encoding aminotransferase class IV, whose protein sequence is MLNLNGKIIPSSEISENRGLQYADAVFETIKVSAGKILFWEDHYFRLMASMRILRMEIPMNFTMEFLEEEIEKTIASQENSSHAYRIKLLVWRKAGGKYTPQTRDVEYFITVESLSTPFYTLDEQPYTIELFKDHYVNSGLLSTLKSTGRTINVLGSIFAEENDYSNCLLLNENKQVIEALNGNVFLVNGYKIKTPPLADGCLNGILRKQIIDILGQLPDYILEEASVSPFELQKADEIFITNTILGIQPVTKYRKKEYTNTVAKELLAKLNVKARLG, encoded by the coding sequence ATGCTCAATCTCAACGGTAAAATAATTCCATCTTCCGAAATTTCAGAAAACAGAGGCCTTCAATACGCCGACGCCGTTTTTGAAACCATCAAAGTGTCGGCCGGAAAAATTTTATTTTGGGAAGATCACTATTTCCGACTTATGGCGTCTATGCGTATTCTTCGTATGGAAATTCCCATGAACTTTACGATGGAATTTCTCGAGGAGGAAATTGAGAAAACAATTGCTTCACAAGAAAATTCATCACATGCCTATCGAATAAAATTATTGGTCTGGAGAAAGGCTGGGGGCAAATACACTCCCCAAACTCGTGATGTTGAATATTTTATTACCGTCGAATCACTAAGCACACCGTTTTATACTCTTGATGAGCAACCTTATACTATTGAATTATTTAAGGATCACTACGTAAATTCGGGTTTACTTTCCACCTTAAAATCGACCGGGAGGACTATCAACGTGTTGGGAAGCATCTTTGCCGAGGAGAACGATTATAGTAATTGTTTGTTGTTAAATGAAAACAAGCAGGTGATAGAGGCGCTTAACGGGAATGTTTTTTTGGTAAACGGATATAAAATTAAAACACCTCCCTTAGCCGACGGTTGTTTAAACGGAATTCTTCGGAAACAAATCATTGACATACTGGGACAGTTACCCGATTATATTTTAGAGGAGGCTTCTGTATCCCCCTTCGAATTGCAAAAGGCGGACGAAATCTTTATTACAAACACTATTCTAGGAATTCAACCTGTTACAAAATATCGTAAAAAGGAATACACCAACACTGTGGCGAAAGAGTTATTGGCAAAATTAAACGTAAAAGCCCGCTTGGGTTAG
- a CDS encoding tRNA (guanine-N1)-methyltransferase, translating into MIRKLVSLLPLLFVALSLSAQEEQQEKPVVNTLDNQFVEIFDKSNDYQEYKVVKKTQLNGLRKNVLDSVAALESIIDTAYVEINDQKTKIADLTQELNATQTNLANSKEKEDGIILFGVLTSKTTYNLIMWAIIGILLASLGLFVYKYRNSYAVTKEAKARLEETELEFEKHRQKTLEELQQLGRKLQDEINKNRKSK; encoded by the coding sequence ATGATTCGAAAACTAGTATCCCTACTTCCCCTCCTTTTTGTTGCCCTGTCCCTTTCTGCGCAAGAAGAACAGCAGGAAAAACCTGTTGTTAATACCCTGGACAATCAGTTTGTCGAAATATTCGATAAATCCAATGACTATCAAGAATACAAAGTAGTTAAGAAAACCCAGTTAAATGGATTGCGCAAAAACGTGTTGGATTCGGTTGCAGCTTTGGAATCTATTATCGATACTGCCTATGTTGAAATTAACGACCAGAAAACTAAAATCGCCGATCTTACACAAGAACTAAATGCTACCCAGACAAATCTGGCAAATTCAAAAGAAAAAGAAGACGGCATAATCCTCTTTGGGGTACTTACCAGTAAGACTACTTATAATCTTATTATGTGGGCGATTATTGGAATCCTTTTAGCAAGTCTTGGTTTGTTTGTCTACAAATACAGAAACAGCTATGCAGTTACCAAAGAAGCAAAAGCTCGCTTGGAAGAAACCGAACTCGAATTTGAAAAACATCGTCAAAAAACGCTGGAAGAACTGCAACAACTAGGTAGAAAATTGCAAGACGAGATTAATAAAAACAGAAAGTCTAAATAA
- a CDS encoding AAA family ATPase, which yields MKTKRIVISGGPGSGKTTLISQLEQKGYACMHEISRDVIKEAQNEGIEQLFLENPLLFSQKLLEGRLQQFNEAEDFSGPYLFYDRGMPDVTAYMDYIHSHYPTNFTDICENNRYDSIFLLPPWEDIYRQDNERYESFAEAEKIYHNLLLGYKKYNYDVTEVPVGSVENRINFILSNLH from the coding sequence TTGAAAACAAAAAGAATTGTGATTTCCGGTGGTCCCGGCTCAGGAAAAACCACATTAATTTCTCAGCTCGAACAAAAAGGGTACGCCTGTATGCACGAAATATCCCGAGATGTTATTAAAGAGGCTCAAAATGAAGGGATTGAACAATTGTTTTTAGAAAATCCCTTATTGTTTAGTCAGAAGTTACTGGAAGGCAGGCTGCAACAATTTAACGAAGCCGAAGACTTTTCGGGACCTTATTTATTTTACGATCGCGGGATGCCGGATGTCACTGCCTATATGGATTATATACATTCCCATTATCCCACTAATTTTACGGATATATGTGAAAACAATCGCTACGATTCGATTTTTTTATTACCTCCCTGGGAAGACATCTATCGGCAGGATAACGAGCGGTACGAATCTTTCGCTGAAGCCGAAAAGATTTATCATAATCTATTGCTTGGGTATAAAAAATACAATTATGATGTGACCGAAGTACCTGTTGGCAGCGTAGAAAACCGAATTAATTTCATCCTTTCAAACCTCCATTAA
- a CDS encoding (4Fe-4S)-binding protein has product METYDNEFTNGEITVTFQPKKCIHAEKCAKGLSEVFRTTVIPWIDLDGAETEKIIQQIKKCPSGALNFCYNDALVSVK; this is encoded by the coding sequence ATGGAAACCTATGACAATGAATTCACCAATGGTGAAATTACCGTAACATTTCAACCCAAAAAATGTATTCACGCCGAAAAATGTGCTAAAGGCCTTTCTGAGGTATTTAGGACTACAGTGATTCCGTGGATAGATTTGGATGGTGCTGAAACCGAAAAAATTATACAGCAAATTAAAAAGTGCCCATCAGGTGCGCTTAATTTTTGTTATAACGACGCTTTAGTTTCTGTTAAATAA
- a CDS encoding START-like domain-containing protein yields the protein MDDKIKYEIEFPIHVSPSLLYQYISTPSGLSEWYADNVNSRGEFFTFIWSESEEKAKLIGKKSGERIKFRWMEDEEEDYYFELRIQVDEITKDVSLMVTDFAEEDELEEGKMLWENMISNLKQILGST from the coding sequence ATGGATGACAAAATAAAATACGAGATAGAGTTTCCAATACATGTATCTCCATCTCTTTTATATCAATATATTTCAACCCCCAGCGGGTTGAGTGAATGGTACGCAGACAATGTAAATTCCAGAGGTGAATTCTTCACCTTTATCTGGTCTGAAAGTGAAGAAAAAGCAAAATTAATCGGGAAGAAAAGTGGGGAACGAATTAAGTTTCGATGGATGGAAGATGAAGAGGAAGACTACTACTTTGAACTGCGGATTCAGGTTGACGAAATCACAAAAGATGTTTCTTTAATGGTAACCGATTTTGCCGAAGAAGACGAGTTGGAAGAAGGAAAAATGCTGTGGGAAAACATGATTTCCAATTTGAAACAAATTTTGGGTTCTACCTAG
- a CDS encoding DUF4290 domain-containing protein: MIDNLEYNTERPQLIIPEYGRHIQKMVDYAISKEDKEERNKVAKSIIAVMGNLNPHLRDVPDFQHKLWDQLFIISDFKLDADSPFDKPSREELMERPQPLGYPQNYPKYRFYGNNIKRMIDVANSWEDGEMKEGLVLTIANHMKKCFLNWNKDTVEDDVIFKHLFELSDGKINLKNSDEDLSNAHDLLKTKKRFNSTNSTSNTTKKSYKSNNNRNRKRY, translated from the coding sequence TTGATAGACAATTTAGAATACAATACAGAACGACCTCAGTTGATTATTCCTGAGTACGGTCGTCACATTCAGAAAATGGTAGATTATGCCATCTCCAAAGAAGACAAAGAAGAGCGAAATAAAGTAGCCAAAAGTATTATTGCGGTTATGGGAAACCTAAACCCTCATTTACGGGATGTACCCGATTTTCAACATAAATTGTGGGATCAGCTGTTTATAATATCCGATTTTAAACTGGATGCAGATTCACCTTTCGACAAACCTTCAAGAGAAGAATTGATGGAGCGCCCGCAACCGTTGGGATATCCACAGAATTATCCGAAATATCGTTTCTACGGAAACAATATCAAACGTATGATTGATGTAGCCAATAGCTGGGAAGATGGTGAAATGAAAGAAGGCTTGGTGCTAACCATTGCCAATCATATGAAAAAGTGCTTCCTCAACTGGAATAAAGACACGGTTGAAGATGATGTAATCTTTAAGCATCTTTTCGAGCTTTCCGACGGAAAAATAAATCTGAAGAACAGCGATGAAGATCTCTCCAATGCACACGATCTTTTAAAAACCAAAAAGAGATTTAATAGTACCAACAGCACCAGCAATACTACTAAGAAAAGCTACAAGAGCAACAACAATCGTAACCGCAAGCGTTACTAA
- a CDS encoding ATP-dependent DNA helicase RecQ: MNTPLQLLSKYWGFSSFKPLQEEIIASVLEGKDTVALLPTGGGKSLCFQVPALVNDGICIVISPLVALMNDQVKALQDKGIKALSITGGIGFDALRTLLDNATYGNYKFLYLSPERLQQELVQNAIKQMNVQLIAVDEAHCISQWGNDFRPAYKNITVLRELHPLVPIIALTATATPEVLQDTIAELKLEIPAVFQSSFTRENLSYQVAFEDDKLYRIQQLLQKNIGSAIVYVRSRSSAVETANHLNSLGITATFYHGGISKNDKESRLEAWKNNQVSTMVATNAFGMGIDHPTVRFVVHTQLPESLESYFQEAGRAGRDGQYACAIVLYNEYDKILIQKQFVASLPTPKDLKALYRNLSNYFQISYGEGEFVQHDFSFTDFCTTYQLNTLLTYNGLNTLDRLGILQLSKEFGRKSKVEFKVPSSVVLTYFEKDMLASVIGKTILRLYSGIFDTPTFVNLELVAKKSGQPISEIINTLKKLQRDELLDLTLFETDATLTFLVPREDDKTINVVAKEVTDLNLKKTEQVRSVLRYVENNKVCRSKQLVGYFGEAEASDCGICSVCTSKKPSGNKKEVALISEKILQLLEEHPMNSREISEKLTFTESKIVRVLQLLMDSEKITVNTKNQFYRT, encoded by the coding sequence TTGAATACTCCATTACAATTGCTGTCCAAATACTGGGGATTTTCTTCCTTCAAACCCTTGCAGGAAGAAATCATAGCATCGGTGTTGGAAGGAAAAGATACTGTTGCACTACTTCCAACCGGAGGCGGGAAATCGTTGTGTTTTCAGGTTCCTGCATTGGTAAACGACGGAATTTGCATTGTAATTTCCCCTTTGGTCGCCTTGATGAATGATCAGGTAAAAGCCCTGCAGGACAAAGGCATCAAAGCTTTAAGTATCACCGGAGGAATTGGCTTCGATGCATTGAGAACACTGCTGGACAATGCCACCTATGGTAATTATAAATTTTTATACCTGTCACCCGAAAGACTGCAACAGGAATTGGTTCAAAACGCCATAAAACAGATGAATGTTCAGCTAATTGCCGTTGACGAGGCACATTGTATTTCGCAATGGGGAAACGATTTCAGACCGGCTTATAAAAACATTACCGTTTTACGCGAACTGCATCCATTGGTTCCCATCATAGCCCTTACAGCTACAGCAACTCCCGAAGTACTTCAGGATACTATAGCCGAATTAAAACTGGAAATACCTGCAGTGTTTCAAAGTTCCTTTACCCGGGAAAATTTATCGTATCAGGTAGCTTTTGAAGATGATAAACTATACCGAATTCAGCAGCTTTTACAGAAAAATATCGGATCTGCTATTGTCTATGTTCGAAGCAGAAGTAGCGCGGTTGAAACGGCAAATCATTTGAACTCCCTGGGAATCACCGCCACTTTTTATCACGGTGGAATATCTAAAAACGACAAAGAATCCCGACTGGAAGCCTGGAAAAACAATCAAGTTTCAACTATGGTGGCAACCAACGCCTTTGGGATGGGAATTGATCACCCAACAGTGCGTTTTGTAGTTCATACGCAATTGCCAGAAAGTTTGGAAAGCTATTTCCAAGAGGCCGGACGAGCTGGCAGGGATGGCCAATACGCCTGCGCCATTGTTTTGTACAACGAATACGATAAAATATTAATACAAAAGCAGTTTGTAGCATCGCTTCCCACTCCAAAGGACCTGAAAGCATTATACCGAAACCTGAGTAACTATTTTCAAATTTCGTACGGTGAGGGGGAGTTTGTGCAACACGATTTCAGTTTTACCGACTTTTGCACGACCTATCAACTTAATACATTACTTACTTACAATGGCTTGAATACGCTGGATCGCTTGGGGATACTGCAGTTGTCGAAAGAATTTGGCAGGAAATCGAAGGTGGAATTTAAAGTGCCGTCAAGTGTGGTGCTCACCTACTTCGAAAAGGATATGTTGGCTTCGGTTATTGGGAAAACCATCTTAAGACTGTACAGCGGAATTTTTGACACTCCTACATTTGTCAATCTGGAATTGGTAGCAAAAAAAAGTGGGCAACCCATTTCAGAAATAATAAATACGCTGAAAAAATTGCAACGCGATGAACTCTTAGATCTTACTTTGTTTGAAACTGATGCCACACTTACATTTTTAGTGCCGCGCGAAGACGACAAGACCATCAATGTTGTTGCCAAGGAAGTAACCGATTTAAATCTGAAAAAAACAGAACAAGTTAGGAGCGTCCTTCGGTATGTAGAAAATAATAAGGTATGCCGAAGCAAACAGTTGGTAGGATATTTCGGTGAAGCTGAAGCTTCAGATTGCGGGATATGCAGTGTATGTACTTCAAAGAAACCTTCAGGCAATAAAAAGGAAGTCGCGCTTATTTCAGAAAAGATCCTTCAGTTACTGGAAGAACACCCAATGAATTCGCGTGAGATTTCAGAAAAACTTACTTTTACCGAATCTAAAATAGTGCGTGTGTTGCAATTACTCATGGATTCAGAAAAGATCACAGTCAATACAAAAAACCAATTTTACAGAACCTAA
- the fmt gene encoding methionyl-tRNA formyltransferase, producing MRDIRIVFMGTPDFAVGVLQKLVEADKHIVGVITSPDKPAGRGQKLRLSAVKEYALSQNLTVLQPTNLKDEGFLTELKALHANLQIVVAFRMLPKVVWAMPEYGTFNLHASLLPQYRGAAPINWAIINGETKTGVTTFFIDEKIDTGEIILTSETEVAKNETVGTLHDKLMHLGSELVVETVALLEKGQVATKSQPQTAILKEAPKLTPENTQVDWSQSAETIDAFVRGLSPFPVAWTVLQNEKDELKVKIFQSSPQTEAHTKKPGTIIASKKSLKVATGNGYLYIKEMQLPGKRKMAIGDLLNGYTFTEDAKML from the coding sequence ATGAGAGATATTCGAATTGTATTTATGGGAACCCCCGATTTCGCAGTTGGGGTATTGCAAAAACTGGTGGAAGCGGATAAACACATTGTGGGTGTAATTACAAGTCCGGACAAGCCTGCAGGCCGTGGACAAAAACTAAGACTCTCGGCAGTGAAGGAATATGCGCTATCCCAAAATCTCACGGTTTTACAACCCACAAATTTAAAGGACGAAGGATTTTTAACCGAATTGAAAGCTTTGCATGCTAATTTACAGATTGTAGTTGCTTTTAGAATGCTTCCCAAAGTAGTATGGGCAATGCCCGAATACGGTACGTTTAATTTACATGCTTCCCTCCTTCCGCAATACCGTGGTGCGGCGCCCATTAACTGGGCAATTATAAATGGAGAAACCAAAACCGGTGTTACTACCTTTTTTATTGATGAAAAAATTGATACCGGGGAAATTATTCTGACTTCGGAAACTGAGGTTGCAAAAAATGAAACTGTGGGAACACTTCATGATAAGTTAATGCATCTTGGCAGTGAACTGGTAGTTGAAACCGTTGCCTTGCTTGAAAAAGGACAGGTCGCAACAAAATCACAACCCCAAACAGCAATATTAAAGGAGGCGCCCAAATTAACCCCTGAAAACACTCAAGTTGACTGGTCACAGTCCGCCGAAACTATCGACGCGTTTGTACGTGGCCTTTCCCCCTTTCCGGTTGCCTGGACAGTTTTGCAAAATGAAAAGGACGAATTGAAGGTAAAAATATTCCAAAGTTCTCCTCAAACTGAAGCACATACTAAGAAACCCGGAACGATCATCGCTTCAAAAAAGTCACTAAAAGTAGCAACAGGAAATGGCTACCTATATATTAAGGAAATGCAATTACCGGGAAAACGTAAAATGGCAATTGGGGATCTTTTAAATGGATATACTTTCACCGAAGATGCCAAAATGTTGTAA
- a CDS encoding HU family DNA-binding protein, whose protein sequence is MNKSDLIDGMAESAGITKAAAKKALESFLGNVEKSLKKGNRVSLVGFGSWSVSKRAAREGRNPQTGKTIKIAAKKVVKFKAGSDLASSVN, encoded by the coding sequence ATGAACAAATCAGATTTAATCGATGGAATGGCCGAAAGCGCCGGAATCACCAAAGCAGCTGCAAAAAAAGCGTTAGAGTCTTTCTTAGGTAACGTAGAAAAATCTCTTAAAAAAGGTAACAGAGTATCTTTAGTCGGTTTTGGATCTTGGTCAGTATCTAAAAGAGCTGCCAGAGAAGGAAGAAACCCTCAAACTGGAAAAACTATTAAAATTGCTGCTAAAAAAGTAGTTAAATTTAAAGCAGGTTCAGATTTAGCAAGCAGTGTAAATTAA